The following are encoded in a window of Mycoplasmopsis verecunda genomic DNA:
- a CDS encoding IS1634 family transposase: protein MESKAKLHIMKSKNKDKIYLSVCKTLGFGKGYKRIVGLGYLEELEKLNPNALDILKQNAKVIPIDSEKEYVKEQLINSLNNGYFENRLVNYGIQNLYSVIKELEILNSLPKTKHKQLEQLLEYFISSRIIQADSIIQTFNKKMISSVKSSLKKVVFYNVLDLLDDYKVDILKRVNKVISEKTKREIELVFYDSSTVYFETFKRDGLRFPGYSKDGKNQRGLSCIRYGNRFKWYSYTFLSFSKVIQWMLQLWFHLSLKWLKLMMLKNITIIADRGMSSNRNIRFLEQLGIDFIISYRAKAGSNQFKEYIFNESDWIENGEFKYKEQEYASMWNKKRLNGHKRRRIVTFSEKELKKDKADRDVLINNFIKKQNKNGVVKGEDLIGIKKYKFFKTNDSINFVLNYEKIEQDKKFDGIYVYETLRMDLSPEEIKNIYHKQWQIEENFRTLKSSLDVRPIYVWSDKHIRGHFVLCFLALVVLKYSLYKVNEYLHKYGVIDKFTNNRLIESIKSAVMVEELVNNQIVRKTFINKSSDNKSDYEIVNKALNNILCM, encoded by the coding sequence ATGGAAAGTAAAGCTAAGTTACATATAATGAAAAGTAAAAACAAAGACAAAATATATTTATCAGTTTGTAAAACTTTAGGTTTTGGAAAAGGATATAAAAGAATTGTTGGTTTAGGATATTTGGAAGAACTTGAGAAATTAAATCCTAATGCATTGGATATATTAAAGCAAAATGCAAAGGTGATTCCGATTGACTCTGAAAAAGAATATGTAAAAGAACAATTAATTAATTCTTTAAATAATGGATATTTTGAAAATAGATTAGTTAACTATGGCATTCAAAACTTATATTCAGTTATAAAAGAATTAGAAATACTTAATTCACTACCTAAAACCAAGCATAAACAGCTAGAACAATTATTGGAATATTTTATTTCCTCAAGAATCATACAAGCTGACAGCATTATTCAGACATTCAATAAAAAGATGATTTCATCAGTGAAATCAAGCTTAAAAAAAGTAGTTTTTTATAATGTTTTAGATTTACTCGATGATTATAAAGTCGACATTTTAAAAAGAGTTAACAAAGTTATTTCTGAAAAGACAAAAAGAGAAATTGAATTAGTATTTTATGATTCATCAACTGTATATTTTGAAACTTTCAAAAGAGATGGTTTAAGATTTCCGGGTTATTCTAAAGATGGAAAAAATCAAAGAGGATTAAGTTGTATTAGGTATGGCAACAGATTCAAATGGTATTCCTATACATTTTTGAGCTTTTCAAAGGTAATACAATGGATGCTTCAACTATGATTCCATTTATCATTAAAATGACTCAAACTTATGATGTTAAAAAATATCACCATCATAGCTGATAGAGGTATGTCTTCAAACAGAAACATCAGATTTTTAGAGCAATTAGGAATTGATTTTATAATTTCATATCGTGCAAAAGCTGGCTCAAATCAATTTAAAGAATATATTTTTAATGAAAGTGATTGAATTGAAAATGGTGAATTTAAATATAAAGAACAAGAATATGCGTCAATGTGAAATAAAAAGAGATTAAATGGACATAAAAGAAGAAGAATTGTAACTTTTAGTGAAAAAGAGCTAAAAAAAGATAAAGCTGACAGAGATGTTTTAATTAATAACTTCATTAAAAAACAAAACAAAAATGGTGTTGTTAAAGGTGAAGATTTAATAGGAATTAAAAAATATAAGTTCTTTAAAACAAATGACTCTATAAATTTTGTTCTTAATTATGAAAAGATTGAACAAGATAAGAAATTTGATGGTATTTATGTATATGAAACTTTAAGAATGGACTTATCACCTGAGGAAATAAAAAATATTTATCATAAACAATGACAAATAGAAGAAAACTTCAGAACATTAAAAAGCTCACTTGATGTTAGACCAATTTATGTGTGAAGCGATAAACATATTCGAGGACACTTTGTATTATGTTTTTTAGCTCTAGTAGTTTTAAAATACTCTTTATATAAAGTTAATGAATATTTACATAAATATGGAGTAATTGATAAATTTACAAATAATAGATTAATTGAATCAATAAAATCAGCTGTTATGGTTGAAGAATTGGTAAATAATCAAATTGTTAGAAAAACATTTATAAATAAAAGCTCTGATAATAAATCAGATTATGAAATTGTAAACAAAGCATTAAATAATATTTTATGTATGTAA